The Deltaproteobacteria bacterium genomic interval CGTCCCGATCATAAAGTGGGCGACCCAACCGAGTGTCACCGATCCCCCCATGACCCCGGCCAACATCCCCGCAATATCCATCTTCGGTAACCCCATCATCGGGGCGCCGAAGGTGGCAACGATGGTGATTGCCACCGTCCCCAGAATCCCTGCCAGAATCCCCTTCTTAATGTTGATCTTCATAAGTCCCCCTTTTGTTTGGTTTCTATACGTTTTGATGCCGGGGACAGGAAAAAGTCTTGAGAGATTTTGTCTTCCCATTCCTTGAGATTATGCTAGATTTGCAACCCTTGTGGAAAGTCTTCCAAAATCCCAAGATGTTTCCCCCGTTGCCGCATCTAACACCAGTGAGAAGGATTTGATTCGGGGCCTCCGCGAGAAGGCCGATTGGGCCTTTCGCGAATTGATCTCTCGCTGGTCGGATAAACTGTACCGGCTTTCACTCCGGTTCTTGAGACGCCCGGAGGAGGCCCAGGAGATCGTTCAGGAGGTGTGCTTGAAGGTGGTGGAAAAGATTGACACATTTGAAGGTTCCTCTTCATTATATACTTGGCTCTATCGGGTCACCGTGAACGAGTCGTTGATGAGGCTTCGGCCCGATAAAGGGAAGAAAACCGTTTCGTGGGAGGATGTCTTGCCAAAATATGAGAATGGCATCCACACGCAGGAGTTTTCGGATTGGGCAAAACTCCCGGACGAGAGGTTTGCCGAAAAAGAGATACAAGAGTTTGTCCAGTCGGCCATTGAACTCCTGCCCGATGATCTCAAAACCGCCTATCTCTTGAAGGATGTCGAGCAACTGCCGGAGGATGAGGTCTGCAAGGTTTTAGAGCTCACCAAACCAGCCATGAAAAACAGGGTTCACCGTGCCCGGCTATTCTTGAGAAAAAAGATTGAGGCGAAGTATGTCCGTTAAGCACAAAATGATCCGGGCCATGTTTGGCCTCATGGGACTCCCGACCTGTGAGGAGGTGGAACAGTTCGCCTACGACTTTTTGGAGGAGGCTTTGGATTCATCGACAATGAAGGCGGTGGGGCGACACCTCAGGGCGTGTAAGAATTGCCAGCGGTTCATCGCGGCCTATCGCAAGACGGCCGCGTTGGGGAAAATGTTTGAGAAACCGCAACTCGATCCGGAATTCAAAGAGAGTCTCTTTGAGTTTCTGGTTCAAAAGGCAGGAGGAAGGGTATGAAAGAGATTTTGATTCCGCTCGGTGTCAGTTTTCTCTCCGGGATGATCTTGGGACTGGAACGGGAGATGTCGCACAAACCGGCCGGACTCCGCACCCAGGTCCTTGTGAGCCTGGGGACGACCCTCTTTATTATTTCGGGGCAGTTGTTTGGCGGAGAGGTCATCCGACTTGCCGCCAATGTGTTGACCGGGTTGGGGTTCTTGGGGGCCGGTGTCATCTGGCAACAGAAGGGAAATGTTCGGGGACTCACAACGGCGGCACTCATCTGGGTTAATGGAAGCCTTGGCGTTGCCATCGGATTTCAACAATACGTCTTGGCCGGTGCAGGAGTTCTTCTCACTCTCATTGCCCTGCGGCTGTTGGGATTTGTCGAAGAAAAAATTAAGAGCAAGTGTCGGGTTTTCCGTTACGAGGTTGTCACAAAAGAGAATGAAAAAGTCTTGGAGACGATCCATGAAGCCTTGAATCGTTGTCATTTTCAGGAAGATCCACTCACCTTTGAAAAAGGGGCTGATGCAGTCACGGTTCGTTTTGCCTTTTGCAACCCGCCGTTACGGCATCAGGAGTTTGTCGAAAAACTTCGCAAGATGACTGATGTCCTCGGGGTCAAAACCGAATGACCGATGAGAATCACCGTCTACGATTAAAATACCAATGGACCTCATGGGTCTATGACCTCCTCGATTATCCGTGGGAGCGGCAATACCGAAAGTGGCGGCCGGAGATCTTGAAAGACGTTAACGGCCGGGTTTTGGAGGCCGGAGTCGGAACAGGACACAACCTGCGTCACTATTCTTCGTCCGTAAACCTCACTGCCATTGACTTAAGTTCGGGGATGCTTGGTCAGGCGCGAAAACGGGCAAGACAGGTCCGATGCAGAGTGGACCTCCAAGAGGCCGATGCCACAAACTTGAACCGATTCACCGATGGAATTTTTGATTGGTACGTCTCGACTTTCATGTTCTGCGTAATGCCCGACCGCTTGCAACCTATTGCCCTGAAAGAGATGGCGCGAATTCTTAAACCGGGGGGGAGGTTCCGCCTGATTGAGATCCTTTATTCCAAAGACCGCGCCCTACGACTCCGCCAGAAAATCCTCGCTCCGTTTGTCGAGTTTGTCTATGGGGCACGGTTCGATCGAAAAACCTTGGATCATCTTCGCGCGTTTCCATCGCTCAAGGTAACTCGCACGACCTATTTGAAGGCGGATACCTATCTCTTGATTGAAGGGGAAAAAATTTAAGGATTATATTTTTCAAAATCGTTGATGAGCTTTTTGGCTTCTTCCAAGCTCGTTGTCGGGCGCTTGCAGATATTATTCTCGCAGACGTAGATCGTTGGTTGATCGTTCTGCATTGTTTTGCCTTGCAGGATCGCGGGGTATTTTGAATCACCGAGAGGGGCAGCCTCCCCCATTGCCAAGACCTTGTTGGGGATAAAAGATTCAAAAAAGAATTTTCTGATTTCCAGCATTGTTGGATCATCCAGCCTTCCGACGACGGCCACCTCTTTGGACCGATCGAGGTGATAATCAATAGCTGTCATCAGCATGGAATACCCGGCGGGGTATGAGGCGGCAATGCCCGACACGGCGTTCAAAAGTTCCCCCAATCTCTTTTGATACCCTTGATCGAGGGTCAGATCATGAAGTTTTAAGAGATTGAGGACCGAAACGGAATTTCCGGATGGGGTGACACCATCATCAAATTCTTTCTTACGAACCAGAAGTGATTTTTCTTCCGCCTCGGCCAGGTAATAGCCGCCATTCTTTTGATCCCAAAAGAGTTTATCCTGCTGGGATTGAAGATCGACTGCCCACCCAATCCATTGCGGGTCAAAGTCGCTTTCATACAGGGTGAGAAGACCATGGATGAGAAAAGAATAGTCGTTGACCGTTCCGGAATAGCGGCTCTCGCCATCGCGGTATCTCCGTAAAAGTTTTCCGTCCTGATATAGCTTTTGCCGGATGAAGGCGGCCGACTTCCGGGCGGCATCGAGATAACGAGCCTCTCCCAAGACCTGGTATCCCTTTGCCATGGCGGCAATCATCAACCCGTTCCAGGAAGTCAGGATCTTGTCGTCCTTGTGCAACGGCGGGGCTTTAGATCGTTCTTCCTTGCTGAGACGATAATAATCTCCCTCTTTTCCGACCTCACCGGCATCTTGTGCAGAGTAAAATCCCCCTTCGGGGTGGGTCATCTCCCTCAAGACATAATCAAGGGATTGTGTGACAACCTCGGCATACCTTTGCTTTTTGGTGATTTGGTATGCTTCGAGATATGTCCAAACGAGGAGCGCATTGTCGTAGAGCATTTTTTCATAGTGGGGTTCATTCCAGTCTTTATCTGTTGCATAGCGATGAAACCCGCCTCCAATGTCGTCATAGATACCTCCACGGGCCATCGCATCAAGGGTTTGCGTCACCATGGCAAGGGCCTTGGGGCTGCCCGTCCTGCGATGGATTCTCAAGAGAAGTGAAAGCTCCATGCTGTGTGGAAACTTCGGTGCAC includes:
- a CDS encoding sigma-70 family RNA polymerase sigma factor produces the protein MESLPKSQDVSPVAASNTSEKDLIRGLREKADWAFRELISRWSDKLYRLSLRFLRRPEEAQEIVQEVCLKVVEKIDTFEGSSSLYTWLYRVTVNESLMRLRPDKGKKTVSWEDVLPKYENGIHTQEFSDWAKLPDERFAEKEIQEFVQSAIELLPDDLKTAYLLKDVEQLPEDEVCKVLELTKPAMKNRVHRARLFLRKKIEAKYVR
- a CDS encoding thioredoxin domain-containing protein, giving the protein MKKYNRLGEEKSPYLLQHKDNPVHWFPWGDEAFRAAREENKIIFLSIGYSTCYWCHMMEKDSFEREDVAEILNKDFISIKVDREEHPDVDQIYMDAVVGMTGRGGWPLSIFLTPDLKPFFGGTFFWRPQFLQLLSQIQDSWQKNPEKILESGTKITEFLQKESEVSGTANADTRTLQKTFQQLEKNFDKTNGGFGGAPKFPHSMELSLLLRIHRRTGSPKALAMVTQTLDAMARGGIYDDIGGGFHRYATDKDWNEPHYEKMLYDNALLVWTYLEAYQITKKQRYAEVVTQSLDYVLREMTHPEGGFYSAQDAGEVGKEGDYYRLSKEERSKAPPLHKDDKILTSWNGLMIAAMAKGYQVLGEARYLDAARKSAAFIRQKLYQDGKLLRRYRDGESRYSGTVNDYSFLIHGLLTLYESDFDPQWIGWAVDLQSQQDKLFWDQKNGGYYLAEAEEKSLLVRKKEFDDGVTPSGNSVSVLNLLKLHDLTLDQGYQKRLGELLNAVSGIAASYPAGYSMLMTAIDYHLDRSKEVAVVGRLDDPTMLEIRKFFFESFIPNKVLAMGEAAPLGDSKYPAILQGKTMQNDQPTIYVCENNICKRPTTSLEEAKKLINDFEKYNP
- a CDS encoding MgtC/SapB family protein; this translates as MKEILIPLGVSFLSGMILGLEREMSHKPAGLRTQVLVSLGTTLFIISGQLFGGEVIRLAANVLTGLGFLGAGVIWQQKGNVRGLTTAALIWVNGSLGVAIGFQQYVLAGAGVLLTLIALRLLGFVEEKIKSKCRVFRYEVVTKENEKVLETIHEALNRCHFQEDPLTFEKGADAVTVRFAFCNPPLRHQEFVEKLRKMTDVLGVKTE
- a CDS encoding zf-HC2 domain-containing protein, with protein sequence MSVKHKMIRAMFGLMGLPTCEEVEQFAYDFLEEALDSSTMKAVGRHLRACKNCQRFIAAYRKTAALGKMFEKPQLDPEFKESLFEFLVQKAGGRV
- a CDS encoding class I SAM-dependent methyltransferase, whose amino-acid sequence is MTDENHRLRLKYQWTSWVYDLLDYPWERQYRKWRPEILKDVNGRVLEAGVGTGHNLRHYSSSVNLTAIDLSSGMLGQARKRARQVRCRVDLQEADATNLNRFTDGIFDWYVSTFMFCVMPDRLQPIALKEMARILKPGGRFRLIEILYSKDRALRLRQKILAPFVEFVYGARFDRKTLDHLRAFPSLKVTRTTYLKADTYLLIEGEKI